Within Sphingobacteriales bacterium, the genomic segment ACGGATCTTTCCATTGTAAGGGAAATACCGGAAATCCGCCTGTATCTCCATCTCTCTTGCTTAATTTTCCTTTTCCATTGGGCTTCAGAATCAAAGGCAGATGAGCAAACTGAGGAATTTCATCTTTCCATCCGAGAAATTCGTACAACAATACATGTAAAGGGGTGGATGACAACCACTCTTCACCACGTATGACATGACTGATTTTCATCAGATAATCGTCCACCACATTGGCCAGATGATAGGTAGGCAGTCCGTCTGCCTTCAGCAAAACCTTGTCGTCAATTTCTGAGGAATGAAAACTGACTTCTCCCCTGATTATATCATGAAAATGAATAACAATGTTTTCAGGAGTTTTAATTCTGACAACATAAGGTACTTGATTATCAATAAGTTTTTTAGTTTCCTCCACGGATAATACGAGGGAGTTTTTTAAAGTTAATCTCGTTTTCTGATCATACTTGAACACCTGTCCTTGCTGTTCGGCTTCCTTTCTTTTATTTTCGAGCTCCTCGTGTGTATCAAAAGCATAATATGCAAAATCATTTTCAATCAGTTTTTCGGCATACTGACGGTAGATAAGTCTTCGTTCAGACTGGCGATAGGGAGCAAAAGGGCCTCCTTTAACCGGTCCCTCATCGAACGATAAATTCAGCCATTCCAGAGATTCAAGGATATAATCTTCAGCTCCCGGCACATATCTGGTCTGGTCGGTGTCTTCAATGCGAAGGATAAATGTTCCGTTGTTTTTCCGAGCATACAGATAATTGAAAAGGGCTGTACGAATCCCGCCAATATGCAAAGGCCCTGTCGGGCTTGGTGCAAACCTGACTCTTACTTCTTTCATGAACGCTGTTATTTTGATACATTAAGAAACTGCAAAATTAGGTTGAATTAAGTTCAACTGAAAATAAAGTCCTCTTATTTCCCCGGTTCAGCTGTGTTTCCTTAAAATATCATAGCTTTGGTTCATGAAAATTGCAGCATTTTTTAAGTGGATAGCCAGCTATTTATGGGGAGTAGAGCTGGAAAGGGTGCAAAGCAATCTGAACGGACAACTATATGTTTTGTACATCAAAGGCAGGAAAATATTAAATGCACGTCATGGAAACTATTCTTTCGGGGTCTTGCATGATGCTTTCAGAAAAGCATTCCGGCAAGCAGGGATAACCGGCATACAACCTCAGAAATGCCTGTTGCTCGGCTTGGGAGGCGGCAGTGTGGTTACCATATTGCGGGACGAACTTAAGCTTAGCTGCTTCATACGTGCCATCGATTTTGATCCCGAAGTGGTCAGCATTGCTGAAAATCACTTTAATATCAAACGTTTTGACAATCTTGAAATTATCATCAGGGATGCTTTCGATTTTGTCAGAGAAGATACCAATACATACGACCTGATTGTTTTCGACATTTATATCGACCATGAGATACCTGAAAAATTTGAAAGCATTGAATTTCTGTCATTACTGAAATCCCGTCTGGATAAAAAGGCTATCCTTGTGTTCAATAAAGACATCAGTTCGAAAAACATGAAATTAAAAAAAGAATTGTTTGCAAAGGTATTTAATGGCGGAAGATGGATAAAGGTCTTTAAAGACAGCTATTTTTTCATCTTTAATAATGGCTGATTTAAAATATAACCAGATAAAATAATCATAGTATTTTTGGCTTGTCATAAAAAACGTTTATGGAAGAAATAGTCAAAGAATATAAAAACGAAGATATAACAGTTATCTGGTATCCGGCCAAGTGCACCCAGTCACAATGCTGTTTTAAAGCCTATAGTGAAGTATTTGATCCGAAAAAAAGGCCATGGGTTCAGCTCAGCAACGGGGAAACTGAAAAAATCATCAGAACGGTTGAAGCCTGTCCTTCAGGGGCTTTAAGCTATTATTTCAACAAGAAGGAAGAGAAGGCTCCAGCGGAGACAAAACCAGTTCTGGTAAGACTTTCCCCTGCCGGATCAGTAAAAATTGAAGGAACTTTTATCTTCAGGGATGAAACAGGCAAAGAAACACTTATTGAAAATGATACGGTAGCGATTTGCCGCTGCGGCATTTCAAACAGGAAACCTTTTTGTGACGGCATGCACAAAACCCTCGATGCATGGAAAGCTCTTGGAAAAAATACTGAAAAGAAATAACGGGAAAGTTCAGGAAATCTATCTTTTCTCAATTTTCCCGTAAAACGTACTCATCATATTCTATCTCAAAACGAAGCTTATGCCTCGACTCTTCCAGGGCAAGAGATTCAAAGATAGCCCTTAACTCCTGATTATCCGTTTTTTCTGCCATTTTGGTATAAAGTCTGAAAGCTGCTTTTTCACGCTTCATGGCTAATACGAGCGCCTGCTCATACGTCATGTTTTCACTTGCTTCCGCCCTGACCACATAATCAGAAATTTTCAGGTTCAAGACTTTTTCGGCAGAAATAGACATTATTCCCTCTTCTTTGATTTTCAACAATTTAGCTTTATGTCCCATTTCTTCACGTGCAAATTGCATGAATATTTGCTTCATGTCGTCTGAATGGGCTGTTTTTGCCAGATCATTGTAAAAATCAACAGCATTTTGCTCATTTTGAATGGCAAAATCGAGTATTTCATTGATGGAATTAAATTCTTGCATACTTTATCAATTTAATTTATTCAGAAAAAGCGGCTTTAAATTCATCATCAAAAATCTTGACGATATAATCGGCACCATGGTCAAACATACGGTTCAGCTTGCTTTCATGCTCAGTATAGGTAAAGTAATAACGCTCGATATTATCGGGTGCAGGCAGCAGTGAAAAGGCTTCCACAGCCACATCGTGCAGGTCATTCAGTCCATTAATGCCAAATTCTTTTAAAATACCAATCAACTGTTCGTGGGTAAGTAATTCAACTTTGGGTTCAAAAACGGCTTCAAACTCCTGAATCACCCTTTGAGTATTGGTAAAGGTACCTCCACTTTCGGTCGGGAAGGAGGCGGGAAGAATCAAATCAGCTTTTTTAGCCGTTTCACTCATAAAGTAATCAGAAACCATGATAAAACCGGCATTTGAAAACCATTTTTCAACCACTTCCCTGTTAAAGGAACAACCAATCGGATCTTCCCCGAAAATAAACATATTTTTAATCTGACCTCTTTCCAACTGTTCAAGATGTCTGATTTCAGGCATTTCGGGAATATCTTCGACATTCCAGACCTCTTTCATTTTATTTCTGAGGTGGCTATCCGTGATAGGAATACTTCCTACACCCAGAGAGCTGCATACGCCCATATCGAGAACGCCATGCGTATTGTTTTTTTCCTTCAGGGCAATAAGTCCATTGGCTGTTTTATTAAGTTTGCCGGTAATCATAGCCAGGTTAAACAATTCATAGCTGGTGTTCGGGCCTGTTTCCTTTTCGGAATAGATAATGATAGCATTCATCTCGGCATTATATTCCTCGGCAAAGGTTTCAAGATGTTCGCGGCAACAAATGCCGGAACGTTTAATCAACTCTTCATAGTTCTCAGCCAGCAGTTTCTGCCTGTATTCTTCAAAATTTTCACAGTTATCATTGATAAACATTCTGTTTTCCAGACCCTTCGAGAGGAGATAATAATTGGCAGCCTTGATGAAATGATAATAGGATTTGACATAATGGATGCGATCCACCTTATGGCTCATAGTGCTGTCGGGATGCTCCGAAATCAGTTCAACAGGAACGTTTCTCATCACCCTTGCATGGTTGACCATAAATCCTGCCACGGCATTATCAATGTTTAATTCAGCACCCACCACATAAATTCTGGATGCCATCCTGAGCTCTTCAAACGGGGCATTGGCAAGGCTGTTCATGATATAGCCATCATCTCCGTGAAGGAAATGAAAGCTGTTGACGTTACCTGTTTTGGCTGCTGCACGGGCAAGTTTCTGAATCAGATAAAGCTCTTCATTCGTCAGGCGTGCTCCTCCATAAAATGCATTGGCTTCAGGACTTTGCTCTTTTATTTTATCATGTATCAGCCTGAATGCTTCCTGATAAGTAATTTCCTTAAATTTCCCGTTTTTCTTCAGCAATGGTTTTGTGATACGGTCTTTGCTGTT encodes:
- a CDS encoding glutamate--tRNA ligase; translation: MKEVRVRFAPSPTGPLHIGGIRTALFNYLYARKNNGTFILRIEDTDQTRYVPGAEDYILESLEWLNLSFDEGPVKGGPFAPYRQSERRLIYRQYAEKLIENDFAYYAFDTHEELENKRKEAEQQGQVFKYDQKTRLTLKNSLVLSVEETKKLIDNQVPYVVRIKTPENIVIHFHDIIRGEVSFHSSEIDDKVLLKADGLPTYHLANVVDDYLMKISHVIRGEEWLSSTPLHVLLYEFLGWKDEIPQFAHLPLILKPNGKGKLSKRDGDTGGFPVFPLQWKDPFTGEVSSGYRESGYLPEAVINMLALLGWNPGGDREIFSLQELTGIFDLDRVGKSGSKFDPEKAKWFNHHYIQIIDNHLLINILKNELLKRNLYYDEKKLDKIISLIKDRIHFTTEIFQHCWYFFSAPESYDEEFRAKRWKENTADIIRSLLDFLRNIESFTAENLGVEVKEFIQQKGYNMGEVMNPLRLCLIGSPSGIHLFDLMEVIGKEETIKRIEQGLINLS
- a CDS encoding ferritin family protein — translated: MQEFNSINEILDFAIQNEQNAVDFYNDLAKTAHSDDMKQIFMQFAREEMGHKAKLLKIKEEGIMSISAEKVLNLKISDYVVRAEASENMTYEQALVLAMKREKAAFRLYTKMAEKTDNQELRAIFESLALEESRHKLRFEIEYDEYVLREN